In Ananas comosus cultivar F153 linkage group 10, ASM154086v1, whole genome shotgun sequence, the following proteins share a genomic window:
- the LOC109716288 gene encoding uncharacterized protein LOC109716288, with protein sequence MREPTWCVGRATDEARDPAHFYFFFFWIRVVRRAMQFAAEDHRFLVHLSRLLRRERGARLWLGAALVSLLILLLLLLAPRIPHSPSLHIFADMRNFLGVPNTLNVLTSFPFLLVGVPSLVLSLSGSCFGISLKGEVLGWAFFYAGNSALAFGSAYYHLKPDDDRIAWDRLPMMISASSLLSILVIERVDERIGVSCLFSLLALVLLSIVCERTFNDLRLCMMFHIFPCIAIPAMVFLLPPKYTHSRFWILATGFYLLARFEGIADKKVYSVNRYFISGHSLEHLFLAVVSIILTVMLCLRSIKIARDY encoded by the exons ATGCGTGAACCAACCTGGTGTGTTGGGCGAGCAACGGACGAGGCCCGGGACCCCGCCcacttctacttcttcttcttctggaTACGAGTCGTTCGGAGGGCGATGCAGTTCGCGGCGGAGGACCACCGCTTCCTCGTCCACCTctcccgcctcctccgccgcgagAGAGGGGCGCGGCTATGGCTCGGCGCCGCGCTCGTCTCCCTCcttatcctcctcctcctcctcctcgcgccGCGGATCCCCCATTCCCCATCCCTCCACATCTTCGCCGACATGCGCAACTTCCTCG GGGTGCCCAACACGCTCAACGTGCTCACCAGCTTCCCCTTCTTGCTCGTCGGAGTCCCCTccctcgtcctctccctctccgggAGCTGCTTCGGGATCAG CTTGAAAGGAGAGGTCTTGGGTTGGGCTTTTTTCTATGCGGGGAACTCGGCGTTGGCGTTTGGATCCGCATATTATCACCTTAAGCCGGATGATGATCGAATTGCTTGGGACAGGTTACCG ATGATGATCTCAGCCTCTTCTCTATTGTCTATCTTAGTGATAGAGAGAGTGGATGAACGGATTGGAGTATCATGTTTGTTTTCACTCTTAGCCCTCGTACTCCTCAGCATCGTATGTGAAag GACCTTTAACGATCTTCGGCTGTGCATGATGTTCCATATTTTTCCATGCATCGCAATTCCTGCAATGGTTTTCTTGTTGCCGCCGAAGTATACACATtcaagattttggattttggcgACAG GTTTCTACCTTCTGGCGAGATTTGAAGGTATTGCTGATAAAAAGGTTTACAGTGTGAATCGATACTTCATCAGTGGCCACTCCTTGGAGCATCTCTTTTTGGCAGTGGTTTCCATCATACTAACAGTAATGCTGTGTCTCAGAAGTATTAAGATTGCCAG AGATTACTAG
- the LOC109716285 gene encoding putative pentatricopeptide repeat-containing protein At1g17630 isoform X2, which translates to MLPLLFLLGASRRRHSFLLLLPLSSSHYHHGHEPAELDLDLGLDLDLERSTFQWNANLRSHLTRGAPTAALALYFRMRSLGALPDHYTLPLALRACSGARASRACFLVHAHAASTGLHRHLHVANELVVMYAHLGLMETARKVFDDMPHRSVFSWNALLSGYSSSRDLDRAREVFARMEEVGPTPDAVTWTALLSAHAKCRRHGDVVNLFDEMRAKGCRGTPESLAVALSVCPYVDGALLDKGREIHGYAVRNGFEAYSFVNNSLICMYGKLGSREDAERLFLGTSSRDLVTWNSLISSYAAAGLCDEAYDIFLQMDRTGTGELAPNVVSWSAVIGGFALSGMIERSLELFRNMQQCRVVPNSVTLATVLSACAELSALRLGREVHGHAVRGSMVHNLLIANGLLNVYSKSGNLRSARLVFDGMRKRDLISWNTMVAGYGMHGLCDEAFDTFYGMVRAGVEPDNITFVAVLSACSHAGRVSDGREVFDQMLNKYKVSPGIEHYTCMVDLLGRAGLLKEAIGLIKKMAMKPSVSVWGALLNSCRIYGNAAVAEDTMKRLGIEEEDSTGNYIMLSNIYAACGMWEEAKRVRVKTKERGLKKSPGQSWIELKNKVCVFSAGDASPPDGEDVYGALEDLYRQMEHENDIIEGLEEEFNLNYMDETQRNF; encoded by the exons ATGCTACcgctcctcttcctcctcggcGCAAGTCGACGACGccactcttttcttcttcttcttcctctctcctcctcccatTACCACCATGGACACGAACCCGCCGAGCTCGACCTCGACCTCGGCCTCGACCTCGACCTCGAGCGCTCCACCTTCCAATGGAACGCCAATCTCCGCTCCCACCTCACTCGTGGCGCGCCCACCGCCGCGCTCGCCCTCTACTTCCGCATGCGCTCCCTCGGCGCCCTCCCCGACCACTACACCCTCCCCCTCGCCCTCCGAGCCTGCTCCGGCGCCCGCGCCTCCCGCGCCTGCTTCCTCGTCCACGCCCACGCCGCCTCCACGGGCCTCCACCGCCACCTCCACGTCGCCAACGAGCTCGTCGTCATGTACGCTCACCTGGGTCTCATGGAAACCGCCCGTAAGGTGTTCGACGATATGCCGCACCGAAGCGTGTTCTCTTGGAACGCCCTCCTCTCCGGGTACTCCTCAAGTCGCGATCTGGACCGCGCGCGCGAGGTCTTCGCGCGGATGGAGGAGGTGGGCCCCACGCCCGACGCCGTGACGTGGACGGCACTCCTGTCGGCGCACGCCAAGTGTCGGCGCCACGGCGACGTCGTCAACCTGTTTGACGAAATGAGGGCCAAGGGATGCAGAGGCACTCCGGAGTCCCTCGCCGTTGCGCTCTCCGTTTGCCCTTACGTCGACGGCGCGTTGTTGGACAAAGGTAGAGAAATCCACGGCTACGCGGTCCGAAACGGCTTCGAAGCATACTCCTTTGTGAACAACTCGCTTATATGCATGTATGGTAAGCTCGGGAGCAGAGAGGATGCCGAGCGGTTGTTTCTGGGTACGAGCTCTAGAGATTTAGTAACTTGGAATTCGTTGATATCGAGCTATGCGGCGGCTGGTTTATGCGATGAAGCTTATGACATCTTTCTACAGATGGATCGAACAGGAACAGGGGAGCTGGCGCCCAATGTGGTGAGTTGGAGCGCAGTGATTGGCGGGTTCGCATTGAGCGGTATGATCGAGCGGTCGCTGGAGCTTTTCAGGAAT ATGCAGCAATGTCGGGTCGTGCCCAATTCGGTTACTCTTGCTACCGTTCTATCTGCATGCGCAGAGTTGTCGGCACTGAGGTTGGGCCGAGAGGTTCACGGACACGCCGTTAGAGGATCAATGGTTCATAATTTGTTGATAGCAAATGGACTTCTCAATGTGTATTCGAAGAGTGGGAACCTTCGTAGTGCGCGGTTGGTGTTCGATGGAATGAGGAAGAGGGATTTGATATCTTGGAACACCATGGTTGCCGGGTACGGAATGCATGGGCTTTGCGACGAAGCTTTCGACACTTTCTACGGTATGGTTAGGGCCGGTGTTGAGCCAGATAATATAACTTTCGTGGCGGTTCTCTCTGCGTGTAGCCATGCTGGGCGAGTATCGGATGGTCGTGAGGTGTTTGATCAAATGCTTAACAAATATAAAGTCTCGCCAGGAATTGAACATTACACATGCATGGTGGACCTTCTCGGGCGTGCCGGTCTGCTGAAAGAAGCAATTGGGCTCATAAAGAAGATGGCAATGAAGCCGAGTGTTTCCGTCTGGGGAGCGCTTCTCAACTCTTGTAGAATATACGGGAATGCCGCGGTTGCCGAAGATACCATGAAGAGGTTGGGGATCGAAGAAGAAGACAGTACGGGGAATTATATCATGCTTTCGAATATATATGCGGCGTGCGGGATGTGGGAGGAGGCGAAGAGGGTGCGAGTGAAGACGAAGGAGAGGGGTTTGAAGAAGAGCCCGGGACAGAGCTGGATTGAGCTGAAGAACAAGGTGTGTGTTTTCTCGGCGGGAGATGCGTCGCCACCCGACGGAGAAGATGTGTACGGAGCTCTTGAAGATCTCTATCGCCAAATGGAGCACGAGAATGATATTATCGAGGGATTGGAAGAAGAGTTTAATCTTAACTACATGGATGAAACTCAGAGAAATTTTTAA
- the LOC109716285 gene encoding putative pentatricopeptide repeat-containing protein At1g17630 isoform X1 — MLPLLFLLGASRRRHSFLLLLPLSSSHYHHGHEPAELDLDLGLDLDLERSTFQWNANLRSHLTRGAPTAALALYFRMRSLGALPDHYTLPLALRACSGARASRACFLVHAHAASTGLHRHLHVANELVVMYAHLGLMETARKVFDDMPHRSVFSWNALLSGYSSSRDLDRAREVFARMEEVGPTPDAVTWTALLSAHAKCRRHGDVVNLFDEMRAKGCRGTPESLAVALSVCPYVDGALLDKGREIHGYAVRNGFEAYSFVNNSLICMYGKLGSREDAERLFLGTSSRDLVTWNSLISSYAAAGLCDEAYDIFLQMDRTGTGELAPNVVSWSAVIGGFALSGMIERSLELFRKMQQCRVVPNSVTLATVLSACAELSALRLGREVHGHAVRGSMVHNLLIANGLLNVYSKSGNLRSARLVFDGMRKRDLISWNTMVAGYGMHGLCDEAFDTFYGMVRAGVEPDNITFVAVLSACSHAGRVSDGREVFDQMLNKYKVSPGIEHYTCMVDLLGRAGLLKEAIGLIKKMAMKPSVSVWGALLNSCRIYGNAAVAEDTMKRLGIEEEDSTGNYIMLSNIYAACGMWEEAKRVRVKTKERGLKKSPGQSWIELKNKVCVFSAGDASPPDGEDVYGALEDLYRQMEHENDIIEGLEEEFNLNYMDETQRNF; from the exons ATGCTACcgctcctcttcctcctcggcGCAAGTCGACGACGccactcttttcttcttcttcttcctctctcctcctcccatTACCACCATGGACACGAACCCGCCGAGCTCGACCTCGACCTCGGCCTCGACCTCGACCTCGAGCGCTCCACCTTCCAATGGAACGCCAATCTCCGCTCCCACCTCACTCGTGGCGCGCCCACCGCCGCGCTCGCCCTCTACTTCCGCATGCGCTCCCTCGGCGCCCTCCCCGACCACTACACCCTCCCCCTCGCCCTCCGAGCCTGCTCCGGCGCCCGCGCCTCCCGCGCCTGCTTCCTCGTCCACGCCCACGCCGCCTCCACGGGCCTCCACCGCCACCTCCACGTCGCCAACGAGCTCGTCGTCATGTACGCTCACCTGGGTCTCATGGAAACCGCCCGTAAGGTGTTCGACGATATGCCGCACCGAAGCGTGTTCTCTTGGAACGCCCTCCTCTCCGGGTACTCCTCAAGTCGCGATCTGGACCGCGCGCGCGAGGTCTTCGCGCGGATGGAGGAGGTGGGCCCCACGCCCGACGCCGTGACGTGGACGGCACTCCTGTCGGCGCACGCCAAGTGTCGGCGCCACGGCGACGTCGTCAACCTGTTTGACGAAATGAGGGCCAAGGGATGCAGAGGCACTCCGGAGTCCCTCGCCGTTGCGCTCTCCGTTTGCCCTTACGTCGACGGCGCGTTGTTGGACAAAGGTAGAGAAATCCACGGCTACGCGGTCCGAAACGGCTTCGAAGCATACTCCTTTGTGAACAACTCGCTTATATGCATGTATGGTAAGCTCGGGAGCAGAGAGGATGCCGAGCGGTTGTTTCTGGGTACGAGCTCTAGAGATTTAGTAACTTGGAATTCGTTGATATCGAGCTATGCGGCGGCTGGTTTATGCGATGAAGCTTATGACATCTTTCTACAGATGGATCGAACAGGAACAGGGGAGCTGGCGCCCAATGTG GTGAGTTGGAGCGCAGTGATTGGCGGGTTCGCATTGAGCGGTATGATCGAGCGGTCGCTGGAGCTTTTCAGGAAGATGCAGCAATGTCGGGTCGTGCCCAATTCGGTTACTCTTGCTACCGTTCTATCTGCATGCGCAGAGTTGTCGGCACTGAGGTTGGGCCGAGAGGTTCACGGACACGCCGTTAGAGGATCAATGGTTCATAATTTGTTGATAGCAAATGGACTTCTCAATGTGTATTCGAAGAGTGGGAACCTTCGTAGTGCGCGGTTGGTGTTCGATGGAATGAGGAAGAGGGATTTGATATCTTGGAACACCATGGTTGCCGGGTACGGAATGCATGGGCTTTGCGACGAAGCTTTCGACACTTTCTACGGTATGGTTAGGGCCGGTGTTGAGCCAGATAATATAACTTTCGTGGCGGTTCTCTCTGCGTGTAGCCATGCTGGGCGAGTATCGGATGGTCGTGAGGTGTTTGATCAAATGCTTAACAAATATAAAGTCTCGCCAGGAATTGAACATTACACATGCATGGTGGACCTTCTCGGGCGTGCCGGTCTGCTGAAAGAAGCAATTGGGCTCATAAAGAAGATGGCAATGAAGCCGAGTGTTTCCGTCTGGGGAGCGCTTCTCAACTCTTGTAGAATATACGGGAATGCCGCGGTTGCCGAAGATACCATGAAGAGGTTGGGGATCGAAGAAGAAGACAGTACGGGGAATTATATCATGCTTTCGAATATATATGCGGCGTGCGGGATGTGGGAGGAGGCGAAGAGGGTGCGAGTGAAGACGAAGGAGAGGGGTTTGAAGAAGAGCCCGGGACAGAGCTGGATTGAGCTGAAGAACAAGGTGTGTGTTTTCTCGGCGGGAGATGCGTCGCCACCCGACGGAGAAGATGTGTACGGAGCTCTTGAAGATCTCTATCGCCAAATGGAGCACGAGAATGATATTATCGAGGGATTGGAAGAAGAGTTTAATCTTAACTACATGGATGAAACTCAGAGAAATTTTTAA
- the LOC109716287 gene encoding nucleosome assembly protein 1;1-like, whose translation MSNNKQQNTLNLNDLGSALPAVAAGLSAEDRAGLVSALKNKLQSLAGEHKDVLETLSPNVRKRVEVLREIQSQHDEFEAKFFEERAALEAKYQKLYEPLYIKRYDIVNGIVEVNGITNETAEEPTADGEKTEEKGVPGFWLNAMKMNEVLTEEIQERDEDALKYLKDIKWCRIDNPKGFKLEFFFDANPYFKNSVLTKTYHMIDDDEPILEKAIGTEIEWYPGKCLTQKILKKKPKKGSKNAKPITKTETCESFFNFFNPPQVPEDDEDIDEETAEELQNQMEQDYDIGSTIRDKIIPHAVSWFTGEAVQADDFEGLEEEDDEEDEDEEDEDEEEDEENDDDDDDEEEEEEGKTKKKLASGQKKGGLEAQERPAECKQQ comes from the exons ATGAGCAACAACAAGCAGCAGAACACCCTCAACCTCAACGATCTCGGCTCCGCCCTCCCCGCCGTCGCCGCAG GGTTAAGCGCGGAGGACCGGGCGGGGCTCGTCTCTGCCCTAAAG aATAAGCTGCAGAGCTTGGCTGGGGAACACAAGGATGTTCTCGAGACGCTCTCGCCAAATGTGAGGAAGCGCGTCGAGGTGCTGAGGGAAATCCAG AGCCAACATGATGAGTTTGAGGCAAAATTTTTCGAGGAGAGAGCTGCTCTCGAAGCTAAATATCAGAAGCTTTATGAGCCACTATACATCAAG AGATACGATATTGTTAATGGAATAGTGGAGGTCAACGGTATTACAAATGAAACAGCAGAGGAACCCACTGCTGATGGTGAAAAGACCGAAG AAAAAGGTGTTCCGGGTTTTTGGCTCAATGCTATGAAAATGAACGAAGTGCTGACTGAAGAG ATTCAAGAGCGTGATGAGGATGCCCTCAAGTATCTCAAAGATATCAAGTGGTGCAGAATTGATAATCCCAAGGGTTTCAAGCTTGAATTCTTCTTTGATGCCAACCcttatttcaaaaattcagTCTTGACGAAAACATATCACATGATAGATGATGATGAACCAATCTTAGAAAAAGCAATAGG GACTGAGATAGAGTGGTATCCTGGGAAGTGCTTGACCCAGaagattttgaaaaagaaaccaaaaaaggGTTCGAAGAATGCCAAGCCCATCACTAAAACTGAAACTTGCGAgagcttttttaattttttcaatccTCCACAAGTCCCTGAGGATGATGAGGATATAGATGAAGAGACT GCTGAGGAACTCCAGAATCAAATGGAGCAAGATTATGATATTGG GTCCActattagagataaaattaTACCTCATGCGGTCTCGTGGTTTACGGGTGAGGCTGTTCAAGCGGATGATTTCGAAGGgttagaagaagaagatgatgaagaggatgaagacgaggaagatgaggatgaagaagaggatgaggagaatgacgatgatgacgacgatgaagaagaggaagaggagggaaaGACCAAGAAGAAG TTGGCCAGCGGACAAAAG AAGGGTGGATTGGAAGCTCAAGAGCGACCAGCTGAGTGCAAGCAACAGTAA
- the LOC109716289 gene encoding uncharacterized protein LOC109716289 isoform X2, translating to MAATSPPLPPPSSLALLLFFAPFLLLLLLLLLSLHLKAQHKNNEAHEAQRSSHTPPEAACGVGEGEEEESERRKGEEKKRKKRGRKKRQGGEEAKDGAAAAPAAAGAAEEEVEGGDKRWREAAVGCPFPLSSFGSAMQRRIKSQYDELVKSSHAKVGQFINCLVEARNELQHKSVIIQRSFKIKKALLFKADRSSFDRLCQQMYKLEVEHKRLKEDAAVYNLVQEQLKLSPAYKTMLEISASMEKVPTEGTAELPDISFEELLAQEKKDSFWQRNGKLRSFPS from the exons ATGGCGGCGACATCACCACCACTCCCACCACCCTCATCACTagctctcctcctcttcttcgcccccttcctcctcctcctcctcctcctcctactctcTCTTCACCTCAAGGCTCAGCACAAGAACAACGAGGCCCACGAAGCCCAACGCAGCTCGCACACTCCTCCGGAGGCGGCGTGCGGAgtcggggagggggaggaggaggagagcgagcggaggaagggggaggagaagaagaggaagaagagggggCGGAAGAAGCGGCAGGGAGGAGAGGAGGCGAAGGATGGggctgcggcggcgccggcggcggcgggggcggccgaggaggaggtggagggcgGAGATAAGCGGTGGAGAGAGGCGGCGGTGGGTTGCCCCTTCCCCTTGTCCTCGTTCGGGAGCGCGATGCAGAGGAGGATCAAGTCGCAGTACGACGAGCTCGTCAAATCCAGCCATGCTAAG GTTGGTCAGTTTATCAACTGTCTCGTTGAGGCAAGAAATGAATTGCAACACAA GTCTGTGATCATTCAACggagttttaaaattaaaaaggcaTTGTTATTCAAGGCCGATCGATCTTCATTTGATCGCCTTTGTCAACAG ATGTACAAGTTAGAAGTGGAACATAAGAGGCTAAAAGAGGATGCTGCTGTCTATAATTTAGTTCAAGAGCAGCTTAAGTTGTCACCTGCATACAAAACG atGCTTGAGATCAGTGCAAGTATGGAGAAAGTTCCAACAGAAGGGACTGCGGAACTTCCTGATATCTCATTCGAAGAGCTACTAGCCCAAGAAAAGAAGGATTCGTTTTG GCAAAGAAACGGGAAGCTTAGGTCATTTCCAAGCTAA
- the LOC109716289 gene encoding uncharacterized protein LOC109716289 isoform X1: MAATSPPLPPPSSLALLLFFAPFLLLLLLLLLSLHLKAQHKNNEAHEAQRSSHTPPEAACGVGEGEEEESERRKGEEKKRKKRGRKKRQGGEEAKDGAAAAPAAAGAAEEEVEGGDKRWREAAVGCPFPLSSFGSAMQRRIKSQYDELVKSSHAKVLTIAQVGQFINCLVEARNELQHKSVIIQRSFKIKKALLFKADRSSFDRLCQQMYKLEVEHKRLKEDAAVYNLVQEQLKLSPAYKTMLEISASMEKVPTEGTAELPDISFEELLAQEKKDSFWQRNGKLRSFPS, from the exons ATGGCGGCGACATCACCACCACTCCCACCACCCTCATCACTagctctcctcctcttcttcgcccccttcctcctcctcctcctcctcctcctactctcTCTTCACCTCAAGGCTCAGCACAAGAACAACGAGGCCCACGAAGCCCAACGCAGCTCGCACACTCCTCCGGAGGCGGCGTGCGGAgtcggggagggggaggaggaggagagcgagcggaggaagggggaggagaagaagaggaagaagagggggCGGAAGAAGCGGCAGGGAGGAGAGGAGGCGAAGGATGGggctgcggcggcgccggcggcggcgggggcggccgaggaggaggtggagggcgGAGATAAGCGGTGGAGAGAGGCGGCGGTGGGTTGCCCCTTCCCCTTGTCCTCGTTCGGGAGCGCGATGCAGAGGAGGATCAAGTCGCAGTACGACGAGCTCGTCAAATCCAGCCATGCTAAGGTCTTGACCATCGCtcag GTTGGTCAGTTTATCAACTGTCTCGTTGAGGCAAGAAATGAATTGCAACACAA GTCTGTGATCATTCAACggagttttaaaattaaaaaggcaTTGTTATTCAAGGCCGATCGATCTTCATTTGATCGCCTTTGTCAACAG ATGTACAAGTTAGAAGTGGAACATAAGAGGCTAAAAGAGGATGCTGCTGTCTATAATTTAGTTCAAGAGCAGCTTAAGTTGTCACCTGCATACAAAACG atGCTTGAGATCAGTGCAAGTATGGAGAAAGTTCCAACAGAAGGGACTGCGGAACTTCCTGATATCTCATTCGAAGAGCTACTAGCCCAAGAAAAGAAGGATTCGTTTTG GCAAAGAAACGGGAAGCTTAGGTCATTTCCAAGCTAA
- the LOC109716286 gene encoding DEAD-box ATP-dependent RNA helicase 20, whose product MSRYDSRAGDPGTYRDRRSDAGFSGGGRGFESSSRREAQGGGGSGAAAAELDGLTPFEKNFYVESPEVAAMTESEVEAYRRKREITVEGRDVPKPVREFRDIGFPDYVMQEISRAGFVEPTPIQAQGWPMALKGRDLIGIAETGSGKTLAYLLPAIVHVNAQPFLAPGDGPIVLVLAPTRELAVQIQQEATKFGASSKIKSTCIYGGVPKGPQVRDLQKGVEIVIATPGRLIDMLESHHTNLRRVTYLVLDEADRMLDMGFEPQIRKIVSQIRPDRQTLYWSATWPKEVEQLARQFLYNPYKVIIGSIDLKANHAIHQRVEIVSESQKYNKLVKLLDDIMDGSRILIFMDTKKGCDQITRQLRTDGWPALSIHGDKSQAERDWVLSEFKSGKSPIMTATDVAARGLDVKDVKYVINYDFPGSLEDYVHRIGRTGRAGAKGTAYTFFTAANARFAKDLINILEEAGQKVSPELAAMGRGPPPPSSGHGGFRDRGRGFGGGRSWN is encoded by the exons ATGAGCCGCTACGATAGCCGCGCCGGAGACCCCGGCACCTACCGCGACCGGAGAAG CGATGCGGGATTCAGTGGCGGCGGGAGGGGGTTCGAGTCCTCGAGCAGGAGGGAGGCGCAGGGCGGAGGCGGcagcggcgccgccgccgccgagttGGACGGGCTGACGCCATTCGAGAAGAACTTCTACGTGGAGTCGCCGGAGGTAGCGGCGATGACGGAGTCGGAGGTGGAGGCCTACCGCCGCAAGAGGGAGATCACCGTCGAGGGCCGCGACGTGCCCAAGCCGGTCAGGGAGTTCCGCGATATTGGCTTcccag ATTATGTTATGCAGGAAATCTCAAGAGCTGGTTTTGTTGAGCCTACTCCTATTCAAGCACAAGGCTGGCCAATGGCATTGAAAGGTCGTGATCTTATTGGCATCGCTGAAACAGGATCAGGAAAAACACTTGCGTATCTCCTACCTGCCATCGTTCATGTTAATGCTCAGCCATTTTTAG CACCTGGTGATGGTCCAATTGTCTTGGTATTGGCCCCGACCCGTGAACTTGCTGTCCAGATACAACAGGAGGCAACCAAATTTGGGGCATCTTCAAAGATTAAAAGCACTTGTATATATGGTGGTGTTCCAAAGGGACCTCAAGTTCGTGATCTCCAGAAAG GTGTTGAAATCGTAATAGCTACGCCCGGGCGATTGATCGATATGTTAGAGTCTCATCATACAAACTTAAGAAGGGTTACATATCTTGTTCTGGATGAAGCAGATCGTATGCTAGACATGGGGTTTGAACCTCAGATCAGGAAAATTGTTTCTCAG ATCCGCCCTGATCGTCAAACTCTCTACTGGAGTGCTACTTGGCCGAAGGAAGTTGAACAGCTAGCAAGGCAGTTCCTCTACAATCCATACAAG GTGATTATCGGTTCTATAGACTTGAAAGCTAATCATGCTATTCATCAGCGTGTAGAGATTGTATCAGAGAGTCAGAAATATAACAA ATTGGTGAAGTTGTTGGACGATATAATGGATGGTAGCCGGATATTGATTTTCATGGACACCAAGAAGGGATGCGACCAAATCACAAGACAGCTGAGGACAGATGGTTGGCCTGCTTTATCTATCCATGGGGATAAGAGCCAAGCAGAAAGAGACTGGGTTCTCTCTGAGTTTAAATCTGGGAAAAGTCCTATTATGACAGCTACTGATGTTGCCGCTCGTGGTTTGG atGTGAAAGACGTGAAATATGTGATCAACTATGATTTCCCGGGATCTTTGGAGGACTATGTTCATCGTATTGGTCGTACTGGGAGAGCAGGAGCCAAAGGAACGGCATATACCTTCTTCACAGCAGCTAATGCAAGATTTGCCAAGGATCTAATCAATATACTAGAAGAAGCAGGGCAAAAAGTAAGTCCTGAACTGGCTGCAATGGGTCGCGGTCCCCCACCTCCCTCTTCAG GTCATGGAGGTTTTCGTGATCGGGGTAGGGGTTTTGGTGGTGGCCGCTCATGGAATTGA